From Jaculus jaculus isolate mJacJac1 chromosome 19, mJacJac1.mat.Y.cur, whole genome shotgun sequence, a single genomic window includes:
- the LOC123455992 gene encoding basic proline-rich protein-like → MSDAFPASNSLGRKRRSDGHHRLCQNNPELPAGVESLRDAGEVTLPGLAPAARSNFAGCGGRVREPRGRPSSRTPGLRPATPRPPRRPPARPPGGRHLPARPRARPARALTVLAARPVRLSHRKSVMAAAMRPESRHPRGDEVRLHLPQPRDPGTARPPARLPRSRPCRGSAPGRPARQAPCCPPPPAPPPPPPARSARRRAAPPPPGARSLLPLLLGGGGSPIRPLRAAAAAAAGSLHVLTHARPASLPNYARSPAPRRPPPPRPGDPGLVTARSAGPLSSLRATPCARAFPARPPGSPPPARDHARAESRAAAAPPCPRPPPGGAPPAPPARPPAPAHTPSEPAEPPPLPVLPPGLPRAASPP, encoded by the exons ATGTCCGATGCCTTCCCGGCCTCAAACAGCCTGGGCAGGAAACGGAGGAGCGATGGGCACCACCGGCTCTGCCAG AATAATCCAGAACTACCGGCGGGAGTCGAGTCCTTGCGGGACGCCGGGGAAGTGACACTTCCCGGGCTCGCCCCGGCCGCGCGCTCCAACTTCGCGGGCTGCGGCGGGCGGGTCCGCGAGCCCCGGGGCCGGCCCTCCTCTCGGACGCCGGGGCTCCGTCCCGCGACCCCTCGCCCCcctcgccgcccgcccgcccgcccgcccggcggTCGCCATCTTCCCGCGCGGCCCCGAGCCCGGCCGGCCCGCGCGCTCACCGTTCTGGCGGCGAGGCCCGTGCGCTTGTCCCACAGGAAGTCCGTGATGGCGGCGGCGATGCGGCCGGAGTCCCGGCACCCCCGCGGCGACGAAGTGCGGCTCCACCTCCCCCAGCCCCGGGACCCTGGGacggcccgcccgcccgcccgccttcCACGTTCCCGTCCGTGCCGGGGCTCCGCTCCAGGCCGGCCGGCGCGCCAGGCTCCGTGCTGCCCGCCGccccccgcgccgccgccgccgccgcccgcacGGTCCGCTCGGCGCcgcgccgccccgcccccgcccgggGCCCGatcgctgctgccgctgctgcttgggggggggggctccccaATCCGGCCTCTccgtgccgccgccgccgccgccgccgggagcCTGCACGTCCTCACGCACGCGCGTCCTGCGTCACTTCCCAACTACGCTCGGAGCCCCGCCCCCCGCCGCcccccgccgccccgccccgGGGACCCCGGCTTGGTGACGGCGCGCTCCGCGG GGCCTCTCAGCTCTCTCCGGGCCACGCCCTGCGCGCGCGCTTTCCCCGCCCGGCCTCCCGGGAGCCCGCCGCCCGCGCGGGACCACGCCCGGGCCGAGTCCCGGGCCGCCGCGGCTCCGCCGTGCCCGCGCCCGCCGCCAGGGGGCGCCCCGCCCGcgcctcccgcccgcccgcccgcgcccgcACACACCCCCTCGGAGCCCGCCGAGCCGCCGCCGCTGCCGGTGCTGCCGCCGGGGCTCCCGAGGGCCGCGAGCCCGCCATGA